CATCTCTTATCTCAATGCATGCCTATATGTATTCGATGCTACTCATAGTCAATGGTGAACCGATTTTGGCtttcctaatttttttaatttatagctccaaaattagtttaattatttttctatattaAGTTGGTAATTGGTTGACTCATAAAAAATCATATCATCATCAATTATCAATGTAAATCAGTTAATAAGCACAAAcggtatatataattgatctGAATAGAAGTAAATTTAAGGAATCATAATTGCTCATAAACTTAAaactttttttctaaaaatatttgACTGTTGACACCGGAAAATTTTTGCCCAAGTATTTGCATAATCTATGAAAGCTATActagttttttaaaatatgtgaCGGTTGACACCTAAAAAATATTACTAGATCGTGCACTAAATTTGACTAGTAGGTATTTGACgggaaaataattaagaaaatgagtAAATTGATATCATACTCCATGATATTACACGCGAAAGTGAGATAAATAAATGgatgaaataaaaatgtaagtttATTGACTACTGTGTAAATGATATTAAAGAAATGACGTAAATTATacgactaaaaataaaaatagaataaatttgATGGGACTATGAGAATATATATTATCttggtgaaaattaaatttagtgGTAACAATTTAAAGATCTGGGAGATCTATCTATCGCTTCTGGCCGTAATCAAATTATTTAAAGGAGAATATTTTCCACtagttgtttaattaataattatgatatTAAAGTGTTATATAAAAATGACATCTATTATTGATCATGATATTAAAATTTTCCACTAATGAGCGGAAATTTTTTTGCGAAATCAAATACTATATCTTTGATAAGAATAGACTCCACCattgatcatgatcatgataTTATTAACACAAATTTCTGTACGATATAGTCTCAccgtaaaatatattttatatttgagttAAATAGCTTAATATAAAAATCTCACCGTAaaatatgttttatatttaGGTTAAATAGTTTAATATAAAAACCTTTATATAGAAACCTTAATATATAGGAAATGCGCTTAATTCTTACAATCAATGGCAAAGCTAGATATTCAGGTGAGGGATCGAGGGTTgtacaattaaattagaaagaaaaatattgttattattatgaatatgaATATAGATAAGAGAGGATATGAGAAGGTATAATAGCCTATGAGTAGATATATATTGAACGTTGAGTTACCCAAAGTTTTGCATCTCTATTACATTtccattaatcttatctattGGACTAGAAACGTTATACTATATAGTATTGTTCATTTAGCTTTCAAAGGGATGATTTAATCATTTGTATTTTaaccattattatttttatacttaGTTTGCTTTATTTATCTTTCAATTTATCTTAATGGGTTTGCAACATTTCTATTAAATAAAAGTTTACcttatttttcttcacttaTCTATTTGAGTTTCTTTTCTATTTACGAAAAATATAACAAACACATTATAGCAAAGCAATTATCCACTTTTGTTAAAAGCTTTATCCAATTTGGTAATTAACTTTTGATGAATTTGATAGTTGTATGATCTTGGACTATATAAACATTAAACATTTTTATAACACAGATTCATATGAGAAATAATCTAtttgagagaccatttttaattggaccagtccattatatattttttaaaatattataagtaagcattaagaatgatgtaagtagacatttaagatattgaataaGCATTAACAAtacggtaagtaaacattaagaataatgtaagtactaagtagacattaagaatacgataagtaggtattaatctttaataaattGGACTtaaaatacgtctctcaaaaagacgatctctcaatAGAATAGCTATTTTTATAATGGATTTATTTGCGGAAATACGCATACATGTCCTAAAATTAATACTCATGAAAAGAGTAATTGGTCAGTCAagatttataaaattttgacaACAGTTTTTGTGAGAATAGCCGACCTTTGCCTTTTTATCTCTGCGCCGATACTAATTAAAACCgtttaaatttttgtaaaaaaagttAGGTGAGACTGTTTCACTTGTAAGATGCGTTTTATTGGGCTggtctaattatatatattttttttatcaattttacaaattaaaatgtcaattttaagagttaaaaattcaatttgaaaatttaaaagaccaattttaaggatttgaaattgacattttaaatcATAGGATTTGACAactttaagacttaaaaggtccattttaacacttaaaaaacgaattttaagatttaaaagaccaattgctagacttaaaattctcatttcaactttaaaataggATAACTCAaacattaaagttgatattaaaaactttaaaattgaccTTTAAGTGTTaaaattgggtttttaagtcttaaaattatccttttaagtcttaaaattagcATGTCaaaatagttttaaaaaattattgggcCTGAGCCAGTTGCACGGCTAAAACCGTCTCACGGGAGGGTATATGTTAAATATCAATATGACTCAGCTTTActaacataaattaaaattaattaaaataaactcgtcttttaacaaacacacaaattttattaattaacccACACAAAATACTATagcataaaataaattttttttttgaatatttgatacCTTTAATAGTCCTAGCTAGGTGTATAAAAGGCATTTCCATTTGATCAACATGAACCACTTGAAAAGAGAATAAGCGCATCTTTAAACAATTGTCACTACTCACTTCCACTTCCACCTTCAACATATTTGTGTGGCTAATCAATTACTCTTTTTGTCCCTTAACACTTATTGTAGGACTTATTgaataaatttcatttttactaaaaaaaaaaaaataaaataaaaaaataaaataaaaaaaaaacttttgatGATCAATATTAAAACTACTTATTTAATAAGGATATCTCTAGCTAGATATTACCTTAAATGACCCTTCAATTAGGTGTAGGAGTAATGGATATTGTTGCTTTTTTCTTTAAAGACACTAGTAATCCTATAAATTTGATGTTTGAGTGACCTTTCAATAAGGTGGAAGAGCTTTTTTTAGATAAGATGTTAAGAATTATTCATGATTTACTTTcattgaaagaaaaaaagaaagtagTGTTTCATAATGAAGTGGGTACCTAATTAGACTAATTGATTTTgaacaacaaaattatatttGCTAATTAATTTGTACTAGTAGTTGTTTTAttgttaaaaatttatttattacataatttaattttaaataaacaataattgatcttttttctagaattttacaaaaataatctttttaaaTTCAATTACCTATTTACGATTAACTAttataatattgaaaattttatttatactgGGATTGTTATAGCAAAttgataagaataaaaataaatgatgatAGACATTTGGAATAAAAATCTTCtctattaaaaaaagaagagtCAAATACATAATCTAATATTTGAAAGTTTagtgaaattttaaaatttaattttcattctaacatatatatatcaaaatctTAGCATAAATGATGGAGAAAaagtaatggaaatgattttcaTAAGGATATATTTGGTTCTCAATTATTAACATTCTTTTCAACGAAATCtcctatttttaaaaaaataattttgtgtgatCCAAATGAGGGGTAAAACAGTAATCCACTATTTTAGCTTTTGCTTTGGGAGCTGGTGGGGTAGATAGGTCAAAAAGTTGCAAAGTTGATACCAAACCACTATCTATTGTAGTAGTAGTGCCCTAGTGAAAAAGAGAATGGAATTtagaataattaacaaaatgGAGTAAAATATATACTTCACATTAACACATGGGTTTTGTATTATAagtcttttaaaattatttggagTCAATTGATTTATTAAATATGTTGTTCTATATCTCATTCTTgtataaaaacaaatataattaaatgaaattttatttaatttgttacatatatatatatatatatatatatatatatatatatatatatatattatcacatGCATCTACGAATTTTTAGAGGTTTTTAATGGGGCGGATCGATCCAACGGGTCAAGAGTCGGGTCATATTTTAACGGTCATTAGTGGGTCGGGTTAATAATAGGGCGGGTCATTAACAGGCCTTGGTGTAAAGGGTCGGGCCTGATAATTATAAGTATTATTGcgaaaaaaaatttaccacttttttttttaacatttttagatgatattattatatacataagtgTGTCGACCCAACGGGCCATAAAGTATATTAAAAATaactattttatgaatttttataaaaaggGTCAAAGCGAATTGGGTTTTAATGGGCTTTGACCCGCCCTGCCTCATTTAACATTTGACATGACCTGCCTCGATCCGACCCATTTAATTTTTGACCCGACCCGCCTGCCGCCTGGCCCGTTAAACACGTCTAGTGTAGATAAAGTGATAAAAGTGCAGTAATTAACCTTACTTTCTAAAATCACAAACGTATGAGAGTCGAGCTTAATCATCACCATAATACGAATTCTATTAATTATAATACGTTTCTTTTCAATATAATATcatcaaaagaaaatttaagaTCCTATTGATCTCGTCTCAAAACATAATTTAAGGGCTTaggtctaatttttttttttttaaccaatGGATTTTGGATCCAAGGTCTTCATATCCAGACCTGCTTTATAGCTTAAGAGTACTTCACTTAATTTTATTGGTTGTAGTAATAGATTTTGGTACTATTCATCATGCATTAATGGGTCTTAAGACTCGTAAAGAATCTTTTCCATTCTTCAGTTATGtgtgtaaaaataaaaataaaatgaccaCATACTTATCACTTCTTAGATTGTATTGTGTTTGTTATCTTATTAGGTTTAGCTGCTAGCCTGCAATAGTTGTTCAAAGTCCACAACTATTTCATTTGCGGTCAAAATTTCATTGAATATGTCCTTGAACTCATTCGAGATATGAGCAAAACTCAAATTGGAGTCCTTGGATTTTCTTTATTGGGATTTAGATCCGTCAGATTCATTTGAGGTTTTACTTATTAcacaagttaaaattaattttaaactcATTCTgaacttattttaatttattttgactCATATTACACTTACAAACAACCTAAAGATCTATTTTAGACCTAATTAAGTttctaaaatgtaaaaaaaataatgtatgactaattaaattaagatCTATTTAAACTTATGGGTTTGAGTCTGGGTCTGAAATTTTTAAACTCTAAAAATCTATGTTGGATCTAATTTCACAAAAACTATATGGATTTGAGTGTGGCTCTAAAATTTTTCGactctaaaaatatatttgaatttaatttcataaaaacTTATGCGTTTGAGTCCAAGTTTGATTAGACCAACCCTTGACCATATCTATTTACTAGTTAATTAGACAACTAATATTTATCGGTTACAATCATACAATTAAAGTCTACAACTACGTACCCATAACTATTACTACTTAGACAACTAACAATTATCCGCATAACTACTTTGCATCGAAAGAAACCATTTATTAACCAGCAACACCCAACGCCAACTACAAAACGTAAGGCCCCTTTGGCACAAAATAGTTGCGTGAATAATTTTTAGTTGTCTAGAAAGTTATATCTTCGCGATTAGACTTTTTGGTTTTTAACTGAATTAAATCACTAATAATTACTTCTTCTGTTCCTTAATGACATTTTCACAAGAAATATTTacgagaattaaaaaataagatttttttattatagtaggcatattattttattgaataacaaatttaatgagAAAATGTAAGGactataagtattaaaaaatatttaaaaaagttagtgaaaaaatataaaaaccacaactaattcaaaataaatatttggatttttctcatttatacccacgtactttaaaaaattctcagttgtacccaataaatttaccaattctaaattgtacccaataattagtagggtttttctcacttatacccacgtacttttaaaaattctcagttgtacccaataaatttaccaattctcaattgtacccaataacTAGTAGGGTTTTTCTCACCTATACCCACGTACTCATGTTGGTAGCTGAAGCTGTTCAAACTTTGATCTTGGCtgacttttgttattattacatcaaaaggtaattaagcttattttttgaactaaTAACTTTTACGTTTCGTTTAATTATTGGTATTAGAACGtgtaaataataatgaaaatttaagctAAATTTGCAAGAAAAAAACACGTGAAGGCTATTGATCATACTTGTCTTACTCTagtaatcatttttttttataaaattcagtAAAATATTTATGGGAAAATAATAACCACATATGATCTCATATCGAAGAATTAAAGAGGATTAGACAAGCATATAAACTTAATGGACTACTCCTTTTACTAATTGATTTTAGGATGAAAATTCATCGCACTTGTGTGCAATCAGCTCTCATTTCCCTCCAAATGTCACGTGACTATAATCCCGAACACTTCATTTCCACCTTCCTTCATCATTTTCAATAATCTTCTTCACTGAGCAATTCTAAAATGGTTACTGTTCAAAGagtaattctaaaaaaaaaagagttgatATAAGCCATATTCACATTATAATGTTACtggtaattcaaaaaaaaatcaaaaaatattactaactccttaaataaatctaactaaCTGTTGTTAAGTTGtcattaaaaaatgattattgttgctaaattaatactaattattacgtataattgagaattggtaaatttattgggtacagctgagaatttttaaaaatatgtggGTATAAGTGAAAAAAACCCTACTAATTATTGAGTACAGttgaaaattgataaatttattggATACagctgaaaatttttaaaagtacatcagtataaataaaaaaaccctaaatatttttataaagttaataagaaaaatttattataagaataacaaataaaatatctaaaatgaCAAATTGAAAATTACTCCGCCCAACATACCCGTGCTTTCACTAGTAGGAACATAAAACGTGATTAAAACAACCTTTTGTCTCTTATAAAACACAAGATCAAATTTGTCAAGTTGTCACTTGTCCAACATTTCAATTCTTTGCTCTCCGAAGAAACGGAGTAATAATGAtgtctttctctctcctccattcCGCCGCCGGCACTGCAACATCTACATTCGAATCTATCCCCTCCGGCCGCCGCCATTTCTATCCTGATTTCTCTCTCCGTCGTCTCCCAAAGCTTAACCGTCATTGTTCCACCATTGTTAAAGCTAGTGTTATCTCTCCCGAAGAAACTTTCACTAGGAAACCTCTTCCGTCTCTATCTTCTTCGTCTCCGGTGTTGAAACTCGTTTCCAGCAATTCTCTTCAGTATGAGAGTGGTTTCCTTGGTGCTGTTCCCGATTCTTCATCGCTTGATTCGGAAGCCGTTTCTACGGTTGCTATGGAGTATTTGACGAATATATTGCTGTCTAAAGTTTATGATGTTGCTGTCGAGTCGCCATTGCAACTCGCTGAAAAGCTCTCTGATAGGTTAGGTACTAATTTCTGGCTTAAAAGAGAGGATTTACAACCGGTAAGttacaatttctcttttttcttttgttttcttttctgtCTTCCATTTGATTGTTCTCGTACTGTTTACGATTACAGAAGATTATCAGTTCTTTAATCTCTAGGTAAGGTTCTGTATGGTGTTGTTTGTTATTGAAAGTGACGATTAATAGTATGATTAAgcgtatatgattttttttattattttaaaaagtttgcCATTGATTCTTATTGTGTATTGCGCGGGAGAAATTTGACGTTCAGAAACATTACTCGAGAATTCTAGTGTTCAAATTTGTCGGAAATCAGTGGGTCTGACAATAGTTTCTTGGCGGTAACTTTGGTTGCACTTAAACTGTCTTAATGAAGATGCTTTTAAATTTAGTTGATTTTGATAGTAATCTATTGATGTGAACCTATTAAAAATTTTGTGCTGATAAGCAATCTGGAGCATATGAACATATTATTGTTGCCGTCTCATGCGTGGTTGACATTTACACTTTGATGATAACAATCcaattatttgtttgatttgatccaTTGATAACTACGATAAAAAGGTGGAGTATGGTTGAATGGACCACAAAAAAATACTTCTCCTTGAAGTTTTtggttatatttaaaattttgtaatttgaaAATACTTCTACGATCTACATACGTAAAATGTTCTTAAGCTATTAGCACTTGGATTTAGTGTTTTACCATATTCATGTTTCTTGATATTGATTCTGTTTTTAATTTAGAGTTACTCCAGGGGTGGATTGGcaaaatgtaatattttttaagtttgaatgataCATTTTTGGAGGAACTAATTATAAATGGCATTTATTTCATGACATAAAGTATAAGTAGGTGTCTGGAAacaatttgaaaacaattgtttCCCATGTGTTCTTACAATGGCTCAGGTAAAACATTGTTTCTTTcctaaaatacaaattttttaactttttgaaTAATAACTGGAGATCTGTATCTCGGAACCTTGTAACTATCTTGTGTTTTCTGCGATGAATGGTTAGAAATTTGAAGGCATTATACATTATCTTTTGTAGGTTTTCTCATTCAAGTTGCGGGGTGCTTACAATATGATGGTAAAGCTTCCAAAGGAGCAATTGGAAAGAGGGGTTATATGTTCATCAGCAGGAAATCATGCGCAGGGGGTGGCTTTGTCTGCTAAGAAACTGGGGTGTAATGCTGTGATTGTTATGCCTGTGACTACACCAGAAATAAAGGTTTGATACTTTTTAAATATGATGCCTTGTTGGATATATTAGAACTTATCTCAGATAATTTTGATCCTAATGTTATTTGTGTTCAAACCAGTGGAAATCTGTTGAGAGGCTGGGTGCCACTGTTGTCCTTGTGGGAGACTCTTATGATGAGGCACAAGCATATGCTAAGAATAGGGCTGAAGAGGAGGGACGGACATTTATACCTCCATTTGACCATCCAGATGTCATTATGGGGCAAGGGACCATAGGCATGGAGATTGTGAGCCAAACAAAAGGCCGTCCATTGCACGCAATCTTTGTCCCAGTAGGTGGTGGTGGACTCATAGCTGGTATTGCTGCTTATGTGAAAAGAGTCAAACCAGAGGTTGGTTTTTATGTATACAATATTTGTTTATCTGCTGCCTACCCTTTGCTTACCAAActgcatttacttttttttgggGGTGGGGGGTGGTGGTGCTGGGCTTATGTATTATATTCGGTTTTGTCAATATCCACGTAATTTCTTGTTGGTTTCCTATCAACAGAACAACAATGCTACTTGGTACAAATAGTTTAGTAACTGAAAAATGGGATTACGCAGGGACAACCATTGAATGATTAGTTTCCTGATGAAATCATTAAGGAGAGCGGATAATGTGCCAAGTGAAGCGGAGTATATTGATAAAttcttttgttgcaaaagtcTGTTATAATACATAAACATGAGTCAGACCACAAAGAATATCATAGCTATTTTGTATGATAGATGGTTTAACTAGATGATGGACCCATTTTCTTCTGGACCATTTCATCAATTTACTTTTACTTTCTCAGCTTTTGTGAGTGCATCACATACCCATTTAGAGAGATAAAGAGCGGTTCCTTGTGGGTGGAAAATCGTCAAAATGATGGGGTAGGTTGTCAACATACTCAAAAACTTTCTATAGAAATGGTgcactaaaatgaaaaatgcccaaaagaaaaaatgctgcacataaaaaaaaaacaaagcattaaggaaaattttcttttgcttatgtctagaatttattttaagaaaagtgATAAAGCTTGCAGATTTCATTTGCCTGCTATTCTGCCTGGTTCAATGAGCTCCCTAATTCTGATGTCTGCAACTTATATCTGCAGGTCTTGCTGTAGTGATGGTTATTTCCTTCTGTTTGAATAATATATGCGATGCTTTTTTTATCAGGTCAAAATTATAGGGGTGGAACCATCTGATGCCAATGCAATGGCTCTGTCATTACACCATGGACAAAGAATTATGCTGGATAAAGTTGGAGGATTTGCAGATGGTGTAGCTGTTAAAGTGGTCGGGGAGGAAACTTTTCGCATATGCAAGGAATTGATAGATGGTGTAGTGCTTGTTAATCGGGATGCCATTTGTGCTTCCATAAAGGTAATTACCTAAATCTAACATTGCAACTTTCCTCAATCGTCCTTTGAAATAATTACCAAAATCGATACGAGGCTAAGAATTTTGatgaatgataataataacaatgaactaaataaatgtttgataatgtaaaacttgcaaagagacacaaagatttaaggaggtcacccaatgatggctacgtcctccgtcgtgtgtagtttcttgtttatattatatcaaaggaGTATAAAacacttacaaatgaagtattacaattgagtaagagataaaatcaaaaggctatgtgtttggcttaggggttgtgtttgatgatatAATAAGtgtatgagagctctctatttatacgacagatcacactaagtaacattaagtacattaaaactatgattaaatgataatgaaacatccccaagtaCTTGAAGAGTCATAAACAGCATCGTAGGAGCATCAGAGACTTCGCTCAACCAAAACAGGAGCTCActcggtcgagcgggctacaggaaatttctggttgcattctgtctgcttGCTCGACCCGCCctagagctcgctcggtcgagcggcacttcagagaGTTTCTAATAgcattgctcgacttgcatagtagagcgtcttgaattaaacctttgcacttcttcattaagtcccataactcctaTGATTAactcacacttcattacctcattaatccatacttttaatcaccatcataaagctcaatcatcaagactcaacttaatacacccacattAACTCGCTCATTGGATTCCATCCAAGAGTCACACGAGTGCACAACGCATaaatgcacacatcaattgtgcactcaagtcacaccattcatgacACTATTTATAACAATCCTTGGTATCTGTGTTCACTAGCTGTTAGTTCTAGATTAATAGTTTTACTAGACTTCATATTTTGCATTCTGTTTGTTACTCTAGAATCCATGCCTTTCTGAAATTAGTGTCTGATCATTTCTTTGGGAGCAATAGACTTACCCATTTCACTACTCTTGGATTACTTGCTAATTTTCGGGTGACTTTGTCAAGCTACAGCCTACATTAATGACATGCTTTGTGGAATATGGACTTCATCATTTGTAGGTTGATAAGGGTCCCTCATACTCCATAATCATTGTGGATATCTGCTGTCCATTGCTGAAATCTCTACTCTTCTATGCCTTGATTTTGATGTGATTCCATTTTCTGCATATATTAACATCTTTTTGTACTCTAAATATAAAGAAGAGATGATATGTACTTCAATGATTCTAAATTCAGTCATCAAAGTTGTGCCAATCCTCTATTCTATTGCCAATTGGCTGTCTGACTATTCTTAAGGCAGATGCAGCTACAGTAGCTAATATCTGATTTATTCAATTTTAGAACATGTTTGAGGAGAAACGGAGTATACTGGAACCTGCAGGGGCTCTTGCTCTCGCTGGTGCTGAAGCCTATTGCAAATACTATGGCATAAAGAATGAAAATGTTGTTGTAATCACCAGTGGTGCAAATATGAACTTTGATAGGTTGAGATTAGTCACTGAACTTGCGGATGTTGGTCGGCAGCAGGAAGCCGTGCTCGCAACTTTTATGCCTGAAGAACCTGGTAGCTTCAAAATATTTACTGAAATGGTAATTAGTTTGTTCACTTATTGGAATTTCAGCTTTTGGCCCAATAAATTATCTAATAAGTTTAATTTTGCAGATAGGACCAATGAATATTACTGAATTTAAATACAGATCTAACTCTGCAAAACAAGAGGCTTTAGTTCTCTACAGGTAAGCCCTTCTGAAGTCGGCTATAATAATTTTCTCAGTTTTGTGTCTTTTAGTATTACCAGTTCACTTGTTCTCTGTTTTCAGTTTTTCTTTTAACAACATTGCATTACCCAATGCTATTAAGTGACTTCCACCTAGGATAGAGTTTGGGAGAGTCGAATATACGCAACCTTActcttattaatgataaaactaataatGAGATTGTTTCTGATTGACCTTTAGTAGTAaacatcatgtgcaacttcacat
The sequence above is drawn from the Amaranthus tricolor cultivar Red isolate AtriRed21 chromosome 5, ASM2621246v1, whole genome shotgun sequence genome and encodes:
- the LOC130813903 gene encoding threonine dehydratase 1 biosynthetic, chloroplastic-like; this encodes MMSFSLLHSAAGTATSTFESIPSGRRHFYPDFSLRRLPKLNRHCSTIVKASVISPEETFTRKPLPSLSSSSPVLKLVSSNSLQYESGFLGAVPDSSSLDSEAVSTVAMEYLTNILLSKVYDVAVESPLQLAEKLSDRLGTNFWLKREDLQPVFSFKLRGAYNMMVKLPKEQLERGVICSSAGNHAQGVALSAKKLGCNAVIVMPVTTPEIKWKSVERLGATVVLVGDSYDEAQAYAKNRAEEEGRTFIPPFDHPDVIMGQGTIGMEIVSQTKGRPLHAIFVPVGGGGLIAGIAAYVKRVKPEVKIIGVEPSDANAMALSLHHGQRIMLDKVGGFADGVAVKVVGEETFRICKELIDGVVLVNRDAICASIKNMFEEKRSILEPAGALALAGAEAYCKYYGIKNENVVVITSGANMNFDRLRLVTELADVGRQQEAVLATFMPEEPGSFKIFTEMIGPMNITEFKYRSNSAKQEALVLYSVGHHTVSELEAMKERMESSKLQTINLTNNDLVKDHLRHLMGGRSNLQDEVLCRFVFPERPGALMNFLDVFSPRWNISLFHYRAQGEAGANVLVGVQVPSSDIDEFRERADNLGYMYAIESDNELYDVLMH